One Anguilla rostrata isolate EN2019 chromosome 15, ASM1855537v3, whole genome shotgun sequence genomic window, GGGCAAGCCGCCCCCCTGGGTGACGGGCAGGACGAGCGCGGGATTggctggggggggtgctgcaggCTGCTGGGCAGCAGGGTACCCCACCTGCACTGGAGCCGGCTGCAGGCCCTGGGGGTAGCTCACGGGCTGGGGGTGCCCGGGGCCAGGGGAGGGAGCCGCGCCAGGCTGCTGGAGCGGGGTCATGACTTCCTGGGGCGGGGCTAAGGTCGGGGGCGGACCGGGGGCGGAGACCTGGCCGTAGTCCTGTGCGGGGGGGCCGCCCGTCTCCCCGCTGCCCACGCTCTCGCTGTAGTGGCTGAGCGTGCTGACAATGCTGCCGCTGGCGCTCTCTGGCTCCGAGCACGGCGTGGcgtcggggggcggggcagggggcggggccacggcGCTCTCCTTGTCGTAGAACTCCATGCACGTCCAGCGGCCTTTCCGGAAGGGCTCAGAGCTGGAGTCCAGCTTCACCACCCTGAAACGGGAGCCGGCGGCCATGGGGGCCTGCGATGGGgtcgggccggggggggcgccCGTCGCCCCAATCTGACCCCCACCCGCCGGGCCCGTCACACCGGAGCTGGCGGTTGGCATGGCAACGCTGGCACTCACTGTCCCACCCGACTGCGGTATTTGGGTGGTGTTTTGGCTGCCGTTCCCTGGCACGGGGGTCatggggctgggagagaggcCCCcactgctgctggagctgctggtcCTCCCCAGGCCAGAGCTCACCGCGCTCACACTTCCAGCACTGGGATTCGCCGCGCTAACATTCGCCCCCACAGCCGCTCCGGCGGGGGCCCCTGGGGGCTGGGTCATGGGTCCGGCTCCGCCCACAGCACAAGCATTCTCCAAAACGGCCCCTGCGCCCGCAGGTAAGGTCTGGGCACCGCTGGGCAAAGCTCCAGAGGTGCAGGGGAGCGTAGCAGGAACGCTAGCACCCCCCACTGGCACCCCAGAGCCAGCAACGGGAGGGGGTCCTGCCCcggagtggggggtgggcacTTGGTGGTGACggccatggtggtggtggtgatggtggtgagGCACAGTCCCGTTCACCATGGCGTTGTGCGTTGGCGGTGGGGCCAGGGGGTGCCGGGGCTGATTGGGGGAGATGGTGCCGGGGGTCTCTGCATCGTGTAAATTACTGAGGGTCTCTTCTGAAGAACTCCTCTCCGGCAGGTCAGTGGCCCGGGACAGCGACACGTCCAGGATCTCGGATGAGGACAGATCCTCCGTGTGGGACTCGTCCAGATCGTCATAACTCTCCGTGTCTTCCGCGATGCTATTGTTGGTGCTGACAGAGATCTGCGCTGGCGTTACACTGGTAATCTGAAAGCCACTCTTCTTCTTAATCTGAGCTCCAGTCGGGGGCAGATTCGCCGGCTGCAGCTGGGACTGGGGTAGCAGGTTAAGACTGTGGGGAGGGTGCTGGGGGCCCGGAGAGGAGGACccggccgggggcgggggctgcaTCATCACGGGAGACTGGTAATCATCAGTCGGGACAAGATTATTGCCCATGCTCGTACTTGCCACTGTTGTCAACGCGGAGACACCGGTACCGGGGTTGCTACCTCTTCTCGTAAATATTGCCGGGTGCGCCATCTTCCTAGAGCCAGCCGAATCTCCTGCAGAGTCCGGATGATGCATTTTGTAAATTTCCAGGGGTAGTTTCTGACTGAGTTGTAAATACAAGTGACAGCGCAGCTGTTATCGCGGAACCAGGGCTGGCAGCCGGTACCgtttgccaaaatataacaccaccaccacaaaaaTTCACAAATCGCTTCGGATATGAACGTAAGCCTCCGccattcaactttttttttgaaggtatCCCCTACGATACGACGCCGAATAGCCGTCTGAGAGCCCGCAGTACTTGCAAACGAAGCTcgtcagttagctagctaacagttaGCTCCAGGCGCGCTTGTTCTTGCAAGTGGTCTAAACAGAGTCCGACATTTCTTCACCTTAAATATTTCTATTCAAGCTCTGTTGCAAATAACCTTACAACACAAAAACTGCTAATAACACAAATCCGCCGCTAGTGCACCAAGAGACCACCTCCATCACTGCCAGGCGTTGAGtcgcattatttttaaaaaaacgcaaACTTACTAgctaaatgaatttaaacagtCTGCGGGCGATGTGCAGATGTTCTAGGTCAAACGGCTCCTTTAGTTTATGGTACAGATAGTTTAATCCATTCCGTTATATTTATGCTTTAATCCAATGTTTGCTGTATCACCCTCTTCGCTTGAGCTCTCACCCAGCCACCGTCTTGTGGTGTTGCCAGCGAGCTGTGACGAGacgaagggggagggagggatcgCTAACATGGCGACGGCGCATGCTCATTGGCATCGCTGAGCAGCCAGACATAAAGCCAGTCTGAAAGGGGAGTGGAGCCGAACAAAAGCAAGAATCGGCGGAGGAAACGGAAAATGCCGAGAGGCAGTGACGATGGCAGACGGATTTAAACGAGTCCCCGACGAAACTTGCCGATTTCAAACAGCAGCGGTCGACATTGATTTCACGAGTCTTACAGCACAGTACGTCGATATGGTGAAATGTGCAGCTTGTACGTTGCGATCTGTTTACAGATTTTcagatgtcattttaaatggaacaTAAAACTGGGAGTGTTCCATTGCAATGCTGAATCGTTAACACAATTCATAATTTAATCTGTGCTAACTGCGGATAATGGGCGTTGTCCGTAGTCGCACCTCCACATTGACGTTGGTGTAATATTGTTAGTGCTGTCAGAATGATTATCTAAAGTTAAATTAACGTTCAGGCATTTAAAGAAAAGCGACTTGTAAAACGTGTTAGTGCATTTAACGTTAACGActtgacaaaatcattttacatttgacgcagtTTGCTAATTATGTTGGTGTAATATCATGTTAGTATGATAAATTATCCTTGTTTTCTATAAGCTAGTAGGCTATACCGACACAAGGAAAGATCCTATTGACATCCAAGAAAAATGTAGTTTATTATATATGGTACTGCCACTTTGAGTTTGATCATGTTTACATATCCTCTTCCTTGAACAAAGTTCACTGAGAAGCACCTATATACAGTGTAGGAAAAGTATAGAAAATAGGGATATAGTGGGCGTATGCTCATCTGCATTAGTTctatatttacaaaacaaaggaGAAGCAAAGTGGGGCCAGACCTTtccacagacagaacagagcaccagacacacaggcacactgcaAGCAGCATACCTCTTGACTGTATTGTTTGGTATGCACTTTCAGGAAAGGTGACTCATCAGCACCCACCAAAGCACTTGGGGAGCCCTCtgtgaactttaaaaaatgttggtgGGGATATATGCAGATCACTGGCGGGTATGCAGCACAACTAagatttgggggaaaaaagtttaaaacattttacatttcttctatTTCCAGTCCAAGGACCTTTTTCATCTCTGAGAACTGTCAACAcatcaaacaataaaaaaatgagatattatgcaatgtttttgcaaaaatatGCAATTGGGTTTTTGAGACAAAAAGACAGGGCTCATTCGGCTATCGGCTGGTTTCTGCTCTTCCTGTCAGGCTTTCTGCTCTCCATGTGTCACTCTTCTGCTGTCATGACAACACAGTTCAGTCATGGGGTTCAAATGATCACATTGTGATGAGagtaacacagtaaaatgtccagtgttaattcaactgggCCAGAACAGGACCATATTTACTgtgttagagttaaattaacactggacattttactgtgctctaGTGATCTCAACCACCAGGCATGTTGCACCTTTACAACACCAtccaaaaacaacattaataacaacaacgacaataataataaacataatatatGCTATTTATAGAGCTGCACAGTGAGGTAAAGCCACAGTACATTTAAGGAATGAAGACAGCACTGTGCTTACAGTTTAGATActaaacagagacagagcatccCTCATGGTCCAGCTTGATGCAGAGCAAGCTCTGGAGGAAATCTTAaaaatttactgaaatgtttacCGAAGAGTCCAAATAGTGTGATATGCTGCAGTCAAACCCAGCAAAGCCTGTCTTGCATCTTTATATTTGTATCACTACTGCTATCCCTCTATAGCGAACTAAATTGCCCCATGAAACCCTGAAACCCTGAAACCAGAAAGACCTCCGGTTCACCTGCTCTGAGCAGCCACATCAGTAATGCCACTGGTGCCATGTCCAACTCACAAAATGTCACAGGAATGATTTTCATaggaaatcaataaatatgcaaGCACTATATAGATGACAGTATGCAGATGTCTCTTACTTTTCATACTGATGAATAAGAACTAGGAAAAATAATCTCTGTCAACGTCAGTATCATAATCATACTTGTGTTCTGAGGCGTGGCTTAGATGCAAAAATCACTAAAGAATATGTAATTGTAAccacatgtatttatatattatttctaACATTTGTTTGAAGAATAGGTTTGGATAATGGACTCATAACcaagacaaaaatatataaaagtaataaaaaactGGACCACTTAATTCACAGCTTTACTGAGAATGATAAACCTGGATCAGAAAAGCGACACTTGGGTCCAGGCTTTCAGTACAAAAGAATGCGGTGCAGTGTGTTGTATTTTTCATCTGTTTCACTAATTAGAACCCGCAACTTTAAACTGAATCCTTGTGTTCAGTTTAGGCGAAATTAGCCCCTTTTAAACTTTTAATGAATTAGAAATAGCACTTTTGAGTGAGTAAACCAGTGTAAAATtagttcttgttttgtgtttctgtttgttgttcATCTTCAGCATTTGCTACATGTCATTTTGCCtaaatggtttatttaaatataatatgatAAAGATGAAATTGAGTGTCagtgcaaaacaataaatatcaatactttactgaataaaattttaattcacagataaacatgatttatgcccCCCATGTATTCATCATAGTggtttaaaacaatatttaaatcacatctttatcACAAACAAATGACAgtcattgttaaatgtgatctagTAGAGGTAAATGGCAACCATAAActacatatatattattttgaattgaGAATATTTGCATGAATCTTATAAAAATTCCAACAATCTCCTGGATACATTTCATCCAGGTGGCTAACAGCTTCACAGGTGctaaaaaatgaagagaacacGCGTTAAAATGCCATCTCTAGATTTGAGTACGGTCAGGTGCAGCATCGTAATGAAACGTGAGAATCTctcagtgtgtgggtgcgctcagAACGGGCTGGAGCCttgggttagggtcagggttagggccggcaggcaggcaggcagtgtgcagaccagcaggcaggcaggcagtgtgcagaccagcaggcaggcaggcagtgtgcagaccagcaggcaggcagggagtGTGCAGACACAGCAGCGGGGGTGCGCCGCAGGCAGGAGGCAGTGTAGACCAGCAGGCGGCGGAGGTGCAgaccagcaggcaggcaggcagtgtgcagaccagcaggcaggcaggcagtgtgcagaccagcaggcaggcagggagtGTGCAgaccagcaggcaggcaggcagtgtgcagaccagcaggcaggcaggcagtgtgcagaccagcaggcaggcagggagtGTGCAgaccagcaggcaggcaggcagtgtgcagaccagcaggcaggcaggcagtgtggagaccagcaggcaggcaggcagtgtgcagaccagcaggcaggcaggcagtgtgAGACCGCAGCAGGCAGTGGCAGCGGTCTCAGCCTGTGCTATCACCAGCGACATGAGAgccagcaggcaggcaggcagtgtgCAGACCAGCAGGCAGGCAAGGAGTGTGCAGACCagaaggcaggcaggcagtgtggagaccagcaggcaggcaggcagtgtggagaccagcaggcaggcaggcagtgtgcagaccagcaggcaggcaggcagtgtggagaccagcaggcaggcaggcagtgtggagaccagcaggcaggcaggcagtgtgcagaccagcaggcaggcaggcagtgtgGAGACCAGCAGGCAGGCAGTGTGCAGACCGGCCGTCTCACAGCCTGTGCCTATCCACACAGACGACAGAGTGAGAGCCAGCAGGGCCTGATTGCAATGTAAGCGTCTGGCGCCGTCAGCAGCTTTAAATCACACTGGCActacacaacaaaaaaacacagcgctATTGTGCTCCTGGAACAATAATGGCCAGTTTACACACCGGGGTCTGCTCTCCTTAGATGAACACTCTGGTGCTTGGATGGTTAGATATTTAATGAGTGTAAAAACTGTGATCACGCACTCACCTATGGTGTTCTGTTTAGGAGTAATTCATGCTTGATGAAATGTCAACATCATTTGAGGCAATGAGAGAATTTGGCAATGTGCTGGAATGTTGAGTCTATTGTATGACTGGCTCAGACATGACAACAGTCATATATAGGCCCAGCGAAACAGGCCTTTCGGGGAGTAAATATTCTGTGAGTGGCAAAAAGGGAGCCTGGAGCATCTGCAGCCCGGACCTGGAGGAAGAGCTCCTAAAACAATAAAGGCTTACAGGCCAGAGAAGAGCTCCTCCATCTCCTATAGACCAGAGAAGGGCTCCTCCATCTCCTATAGGCCAGAGAAGAGCTCCTCCATCTCCTATAGGCCAGAGAAGAGCTCCTCCATCTCCTATAGGCCAGAGAAGAGCTCCTCCATCTCCTATAGGCCAGAGAAGAGCTCCTCCATCTCATATAGGACAGAGAAGAGCTCCTCCATCTCCTATAGGCCAGAGAAGAGCTCCTCCATCTCCTATAGGCCAGAGAAGAGCTCCTCTATCTCCTATAGGCCAGAGAAGAGCTCCTCCATCTCCTATAGGCCAGAGAAGAGCTCCTCCATCTCCTACAGGCCAGAGAAGAGCTCCTCCATCTCCTACAGGCCAGAGAACAGCTCCTCCATCTCCAGACAGACAAGCAGGTTTTCTGCTGGCCTGCAGGTCTGGGTCTGGGGCTTGTGTGCACTGCAGCCCCATTGACCTCAGTTGGGGCCAGTGGCAAAAACCGACCCTCAGCCAGAAAACCAGGCTTATTTTCATTGGCCAGCCTACCTAGCGGATAATGTGGGTCTGTTGTGATTGTTCTCTAAATACCGCgtgctcctcccccctctcattCATACGCTTGTTCGTACGTTCCCTATCCCAGCACACCCACAGCCACTGCCAGGCCGTTGGAAGCTGTCCATAATCAACATGCAGAACAGAGCTGAAACACTGATTTGCCTCATAAGGTTCCTTTAGAACGGACCTGGGAACATTGTCTAGACCGGAGTTGTAGGCCCTGCAAATGCATACTGGATTAAGCAGGTCAGACTGAAAAAGAGAAGTAgtttaaaatgtctttgaagCTCTAGAAATAAAATACTCACATGGAACCTTCCGTTTTAAAATAGCATGTTTTGTACTGTAAGATAGTCTGCCgaccataaaaaaataatttatttgaatttctaGTTTGACTTTTCTATTTGAATATTTGCAGTAACACTGTTTATGTTCTCTGTGCAGTAAAATGGTTTCCGTCCGAGTGACAAGGCATTTCCAGGTTTGTCATTCATCCATTAACAtgataacataaaataatcttCCAGAATTTCAGGTGCCTAATTCTGGACAAAATGAAGAGGCCCTGGCCTTGCTGGAGGTCCAGACAGAACACTGGGGAGTGTGAGTGATGCTTTCTTTGCTGATACCACCATCATGGGACAGGTGCTCCTTTGCTTTGGCAAGaaatttgtttcacattttgttggAACATAAAACATGAACACCATAGCCATTCTCTGTAATCAAAATAAGGGCAACAATTCCCATTATATTGTTCTAATAATCATACGCTTGcaagcaaagaaaatgtttaataacCCAAGAACGAGATTGGAAAACAGGGAAGATGTTGTCTTACCTACAGGAAACGAGACGTAAACAGGCAAATCACAACGTTCCACTTAGCAactgctcttatctagagcgactgCCAATGTGGAGATTTAAACATTCCCCATGCACTCTCCGTGAGACTGGACCTGGCGATGTTTATCACAGGTGACAGGACTGGTCTCCAGGAGTACCTGTCTTCCACCTGGGTGCTcccacgcccctcccccgccccgggTGATGAAGAAGTGCTGGATGTTAAGTGGTCGGGACGGGTGAAGTGTCTGAAGAGGGCCAAACCCTTCCTGATGAAACAAGCTGAAGGCCTTCCAGGCAGTCACATCACTTCACATCACAATCACAGCGTTCCAATGAGGAGGAAACCAGGCATTGGGGAAATCGCACGCAAAAGGATCATCTTTAGCAGGGTGTCAAGCTTCAGTCCAACTGAGCATTTACACCTGCGCAAATGATCTTTACAAAcgtcttaaaaataatttgagttTCATACAAAAATCTTTGCCCTCAATACAACTACGGTCCCACACACTGGCAACGTCCCATGAGTTTAACTGtatgaatacaaatattttcttttatttgttctatCGTTTCTCCATTTCTTTCTGCAGTATGaagaataatatatttcaatataatcAATTGTGTTTTTGAATAAGTTTGCTTTTgttataatttggttgactTATTGTCATATGTGATGTTACGAACTTTCAGATATGTGAAATGACGtttcattttgatattaaatattaatattagccCAAACCATGTTTCTGCTTGGATGGTTAATTGAAACTTTTGCTTCAATCTAGACTCTACACTACATTTGCAAACAATACCATACTAATCCTCATGCCAAAATGTCCCAACATGAATTCCATACCCATTTAAgtatactgcatttatttttctcatgtttGTACATAACCTGAGAAGGGCATTTTGCTCTGCGGCATGTTTACTGCCGGGGCATAGGCCTGGTCTTTCTCTAGCAAAACGAGGATCTGCAAGCGTTTCTGTTATGTCGGCCTCGGCAGTCAAACCCAGTGGAATGATTCCATAATGAGGTCGATTCACGTGTTATAAATTTGTTTCGCACCATACAACCTGCTCAAAGTCATCTATTCCTCGGTCCTTAATTTCTTTACTTAGGTAATGTACAATTATTCAAGCTGTCATCACGCAGGGAATAGAAACACACTGAGCACGATACCCAAGATAAGAGCATTTGGCAAGCAAATAAGGCAGCTGCATTATGTAAAAACCTGTATAACAGCCTCAGGCCACATTCAATGAAACCCACTTTCAATGTAGCAACCACCACGTGAAGAACATAAGCAAGCAGGCACATTCATACACGGAAGAGTTTGAAACAGGTTCTTTTTAACATTCTTGGCGTTCAGAAAACACTCCTATCCAGAGtaacacagcttacattcttcaAGTCTGATCCATGTACACAGCCGGCATTACCCCGACATTACGGGCATTTCCTACAGCAGTTCAGGTTTAGTGCTTTACCCGAGGGcccaacagcagtgccccacctcaGAATCAAACCCGCAGCCGCTGATTGTGAGCCAAGTTCTCCAACCAATATGCTACGCTGCACGAAAACCCTTACTGATGCAAGTCAGCACTGAAcaaggcattatgggaaataCTTCATTTTTTCCTGCAGCAATCCATGAAAGTAACGCTGTCCTTTCTACTCATCCGGGCAATGGCTGACAGTAATGGAAATGCAAGCTTTGACAAGAGCAGCAGGAGTTGTTTGAAAGGCATTTCCTACTTAGATATCCCAGAGTATACGGAATACAGGCTTCTGCAGAGTTCAGCTACACTCAAAACAAACCCAATCTAAAATGAAAGCACCTGTTCTAACATTAACGAGACTCAAACAACCCTACAAATGAGAGAAAATCCTAGCATGATGCATTCATAAAATTGTGACATGGAAAAACGAACAAATCGGTAAACAAATCCTCTGTCATTTAAAGgtaagaaatgaaaacattctcaaGGTGGACACCACCTGGAGGTGGTTTTCATTGTATCAGTCGAATGGTCATATGGACTCTGCACCTGATTCCGGGGAAGAGAACTCCAGACTTCCCCAGTAAACTTCCCCAGTGGCCATTTTAAGCACAGCCACCACCAAGGTGATGTGATGTGAGAAGCTGCAAGGCTCAACTAAATTCAGGATGGTATATGCAACTACAAAAGCCATCAAAAGCACCAAAAATCACAGGTAAAACAAATGTATACAGGGAAGGCACAAGGAACCACACCCTGAActcaaaaataatacacaatatgGTTTTTAAAGCCTTTTTGCTAAAAATAACTGCTCACATTTCCTTTTAACtttcctttatttgtttatattacatacagaacagaaaagaaaatattcaggtTCTTCTAAATTTTCACaaattcaaaacagaaaatgggTCCATTTGGAGATGACGTGTCAAAGGTCAGATTCATGTTGACTGATGGAGATGGGAGAACATCACTGACTCTGTAGATAAGCTGCAGGAATCTCCCAGATCTCGTCATCCACAACAGA contains:
- the LOC135241316 gene encoding adhesive plaque matrix protein-like — its product is MRASRQAGSVQTSRQARSVQTRRQAGSVETSRQAGSVETSRPEKGSSISYRPEKSSSISYRPEKSSSISYRPEKSSSISYRPEKSSSISYRTEKSSSISYRPEKSSSISYRPEKSSSISYRPEKSSSISYRPEKSSSISYRPEKSSSISYRPENSSSISRQTSRFSAGLQVWVWGLCALQPH
- the LOC135240466 gene encoding TSC22 domain family protein 1-like isoform X3, with amino-acid sequence MHHPDSAGDSAGSRKMAHPAIFTRRGSNPGTGVSALTTVASTSMGNNLVPTDDYQSPVMMQPPPPAGSSSPGPQHPPHSLNLLPQSQLQPANLPPTGAQIKKKSGFQITSVTPAQISVSTNNSIAEDTESYDDLDESHTEDLSSSEILDVSLSRATDLPERSSSEETLSNLHDAETPGTISPNQPRHPLAPPPTHNAMVNGTVPHHHHHHHHGRHHQVPTPHSGAGPPPVAGSGVPVGGASVPATLPCTSGALPSGAQTLPAGAGAVLENACAVGGAGPMTQPPGAPAGAAVGANVSAANPSAGSVSAVSSGLGRTSSSSSSGGLSPSPMTPVPGNGSQNTTQIPQSGGTVSASVAMPTASSGVTGPAGGGQIGATGAPPGPTPSQAPMAAGSRFRVVKLDSSSEPFRKGRWTCMEFYDKESAVAPPPAPPPDATPCSEPESASGSIVSTLSHYSESVGSGETGGPPAQDYGQVSAPGPPPTLAPPQEVMTPLQQPGAAPSPGPGHPQPVSYPQGLQPAPVQVGYPAAQQPAAPPPANPALVLPVTQGGGLPPDFAHHLPVVQPAASGTSHLLPPAPGCVPPAVAQPLPHAQGVALPPMLPGNVPDLTQAPPQQHPPEPPPPAAVAPSQAPPSAAPRPAADPRPRAGPLPPASALYASLPSFTASQLQDAQRLLFQHPALFSLPKLASSEHAVSLAPEDSASALPGSASLFPLKSLPMDGEEGR
- the LOC135240466 gene encoding TSC22 domain family protein 1-like isoform X2, with translation MAHPAIFTRRGSNPGTGVSALTTVASTSMGNNLVPTDDYQSPVMMQPPPPAGSSSPGPQHPPHSLNLLPQSQLQPANLPPTGAQIKKKSGFQITSVTPAQISVSTNNSIAEDTESYDDLDESHTEDLSSSEILDVSLSRATDLPERSSSEETLSNLHDAETPGTISPNQPRHPLAPPPTHNAMVNGTVPHHHHHHHHGRHHQVPTPHSGAGPPPVAGSGVPVGGASVPATLPCTSGALPSGAQTLPAGAGAVLENACAVGGAGPMTQPPGAPAGAAVGANVSAANPSAGSVSAVSSGLGRTSSSSSSGGLSPSPMTPVPGNGSQNTTQIPQSGGTVSASVAMPTASSGVTGPAGGGQIGATGAPPGPTPSQAPMAAGSRFRVVKLDSSSEPFRKGRWTCMEFYDKESAVAPPPAPPPDATPCSEPESASGSIVSTLSHYSESVGSGETGGPPAQDYGQVSAPGPPPTLAPPQEVMTPLQQPGAAPSPGPGHPQPVSYPQGLQPAPVQVGYPAAQQPAAPPPANPALVLPVTQGGGLPPDFAHHLPVVQPAASGTSHLLPPAPGCVPPAVAQPLPHAQGVALPPMLPGNVPDLTQAPPQQHPPEPPPPAAVAPSQAPPSAAPRPAADPRPRAGPLPPASALYASLPSFTASQLQDAQRLLFQHPALFSLPKLASSEHAVSLAPEDSASALPGSASLFPLKSLPMDGEEGSSSGASVVAIDNKIEQAMDLVKSHLMYAVREEVEVLKEQIKELIERNSQLEQENNLLKNLASPEQLAQFQAQVQSSSPPSSAQPPAPPTSQSAGPSA
- the LOC135240466 gene encoding TSC22 domain family protein 1-like isoform X1, whose amino-acid sequence is MHHPDSAGDSAGSRKMAHPAIFTRRGSNPGTGVSALTTVASTSMGNNLVPTDDYQSPVMMQPPPPAGSSSPGPQHPPHSLNLLPQSQLQPANLPPTGAQIKKKSGFQITSVTPAQISVSTNNSIAEDTESYDDLDESHTEDLSSSEILDVSLSRATDLPERSSSEETLSNLHDAETPGTISPNQPRHPLAPPPTHNAMVNGTVPHHHHHHHHGRHHQVPTPHSGAGPPPVAGSGVPVGGASVPATLPCTSGALPSGAQTLPAGAGAVLENACAVGGAGPMTQPPGAPAGAAVGANVSAANPSAGSVSAVSSGLGRTSSSSSSGGLSPSPMTPVPGNGSQNTTQIPQSGGTVSASVAMPTASSGVTGPAGGGQIGATGAPPGPTPSQAPMAAGSRFRVVKLDSSSEPFRKGRWTCMEFYDKESAVAPPPAPPPDATPCSEPESASGSIVSTLSHYSESVGSGETGGPPAQDYGQVSAPGPPPTLAPPQEVMTPLQQPGAAPSPGPGHPQPVSYPQGLQPAPVQVGYPAAQQPAAPPPANPALVLPVTQGGGLPPDFAHHLPVVQPAASGTSHLLPPAPGCVPPAVAQPLPHAQGVALPPMLPGNVPDLTQAPPQQHPPEPPPPAAVAPSQAPPSAAPRPAADPRPRAGPLPPASALYASLPSFTASQLQDAQRLLFQHPALFSLPKLASSEHAVSLAPEDSASALPGSASLFPLKSLPMDGEEGSSSGASVVAIDNKIEQAMDLVKSHLMYAVREEVEVLKEQIKELIERNSQLEQENNLLKNLASPEQLAQFQAQVQSSSPPSSAQPPAPPTSQSAGPSA